The Thalassotalea sp. HSM 43 genome window below encodes:
- the birA gene encoding bifunctional biotin--[acetyl-CoA-carboxylase] ligase/biotin operon repressor BirA, which translates to MAKVVREELIRQLASGQFVSGQFLAEHLGVSRAAISKHVKALGEMGLDIFSVQGKGYKLAHPMQLLEQEKISQHLQTLGAQNNVEVHTIIDSTNSYLMRRLPNQVTHGQVCISEYQSAGRGRRGKQWQSPLGSHLYMSMYWYLEQGMAAAMGISIVVGIAVADVLKGIYDLPVQLKWPNDIYVDGAKLAGILVELEGQSIGPGHCVIGLGLNVQMPDNSAAEIDQSWTDLSRELTENIDRNLLTAQLIAQISKRLQQHHQFGLAPMLDDWQKQDYFYNQNVLLLAGDKTTRGICKGINQSGALLLEVDGKLQPVYGGEVSLRAG; encoded by the coding sequence TTGGCAAAAGTAGTACGCGAAGAACTTATCAGGCAGTTAGCATCAGGACAATTTGTCTCTGGGCAGTTTCTGGCTGAGCATTTAGGGGTTTCCCGAGCTGCGATTTCCAAACATGTTAAAGCGCTCGGCGAGATGGGATTAGATATCTTCTCGGTACAAGGCAAAGGTTATAAACTTGCCCACCCAATGCAACTGTTAGAGCAGGAGAAAATAAGCCAACATCTACAGACTTTGGGCGCACAAAATAACGTCGAAGTGCACACCATCATTGATTCAACCAATTCGTATTTGATGCGTCGCTTACCGAATCAGGTCACTCACGGCCAAGTATGTATCTCTGAATATCAATCGGCAGGTCGCGGTCGTCGCGGTAAACAATGGCAGTCGCCATTAGGCTCTCATCTATATATGTCGATGTATTGGTATTTAGAACAAGGTATGGCGGCAGCGATGGGCATTTCTATTGTTGTTGGTATTGCCGTAGCCGATGTACTCAAAGGTATTTATGACTTACCTGTGCAATTAAAGTGGCCGAACGATATATACGTTGATGGCGCCAAGCTTGCTGGTATTTTAGTTGAATTAGAAGGGCAAAGCATTGGCCCCGGTCATTGTGTTATTGGCCTTGGCTTAAATGTACAAATGCCAGACAACAGCGCCGCAGAAATCGACCAATCTTGGACTGATCTCAGTCGTGAATTGACCGAAAATATTGACCGTAATTTATTAACCGCACAATTGATCGCACAAATCAGTAAGAGATTGCAGCAGCACCATCAATTTGGTTTAGCGCCGATGTTAGACGATTGGCAAAAACAAGATTACTTTTATAATCAAAATGTGTTGTTGCTAGCCGGCGATAAAACCACGCGGGGTATTTGCAAAGGCATTAACCAAAGCGGTGCACTATTATTGGAAGTTGATGGTAAATTACAGCCAGTATATGGCGGTGAAGTCAGCTTACG
- the murB gene encoding UDP-N-acetylmuramate dehydrogenase translates to MQTLTQSLKTLSTFAIENFGENVIHLQSLADVQALANNLPESFYILGGGSNTIFVEDYAGALICPELKGIEVTTTAEHFHLHVGSGENWHQLVEHCLAQGMYGLENLALIPGNCGAAPIQNIGAYGVELSDVCDYVDWYDFAKAEVVRMSVDACQFGYRNSIFKGPLKGKGIITAIGLKLSKAWQAKIAYAGLKELGSDATAHQVFDAVVRIRQSKLPDPAQTPNTGSFFKNPVVDNNTYQRLQAQFQDMPAYPQADGSVKIAAGWLIDQCQLKGHQIGGAAVHVKQALVLINKDNATGRDIIELAKYVQQMVANKFAIQLQPEVRFIGQQGEMTLEQFV, encoded by the coding sequence ATGCAAACTTTGACTCAATCATTGAAAACACTGTCTACCTTTGCCATCGAGAACTTTGGTGAAAACGTTATTCATTTGCAATCTTTGGCAGATGTTCAGGCGCTTGCAAACAATTTACCTGAGTCGTTTTATATTCTTGGCGGCGGCAGCAATACCATTTTTGTTGAGGATTATGCTGGCGCACTAATATGCCCTGAATTAAAAGGCATTGAGGTAACCACAACCGCTGAGCATTTTCATTTGCATGTAGGTAGTGGCGAAAATTGGCATCAGCTTGTTGAGCATTGCTTAGCGCAAGGTATGTATGGCCTGGAAAATTTGGCCCTTATTCCCGGTAACTGTGGCGCGGCTCCGATTCAAAATATCGGTGCTTATGGTGTCGAGTTAAGCGATGTCTGTGACTACGTTGACTGGTATGATTTTGCCAAAGCTGAAGTGGTCAGAATGTCGGTTGATGCATGCCAATTTGGTTATCGTAATAGTATTTTTAAAGGTCCATTAAAGGGCAAAGGTATTATCACCGCCATCGGTCTTAAATTAAGCAAAGCTTGGCAAGCGAAGATTGCTTACGCTGGTCTAAAAGAGCTTGGCAGTGACGCAACGGCACACCAGGTGTTTGATGCTGTAGTACGAATTCGTCAGAGTAAACTTCCTGATCCTGCGCAAACCCCAAATACCGGTAGCTTTTTCAAAAACCCTGTTGTTGATAACAATACATACCAAAGATTACAGGCTCAGTTTCAAGATATGCCGGCTTACCCACAAGCCGATGGCTCGGTAAAGATTGCCGCAGGTTGGTTAATCGACCAATGTCAGTTAAAAGGGCATCAAATAGGTGGTGCGGCAGTGCATGTCAAGCAAGCGTTAGTGCTTATCAATAAAGATAACGCGACAGGTCGCGATATTATCGAGCTGGCCAAGTACGTACAGCAAATGGTGGCTAATAAATTTGCGATTCAATTGCAGCCAGAAGTTCGGTTTATCGGCCAACAAGGCGAGATGACCTTAGAGCAATTTGTATAG
- a CDS encoding YceI family protein, producing the protein MKRVLTLLSVILTCCSFNATAEWILNNNQSSINFVSIKKQDIAELHRFANLKGRLIEHGRGEVVIDLASVNTGIEVRDTRMKEILFETERFGKAIINVDVGRMFMMEMEQGKPYPKTIQGSIEMHGVTKSFHVATTIISYDKDNILISSIHPVIINASDFGFDEGIAKLTEVAGLPSISKAVPVSFVLTFTRK; encoded by the coding sequence ATGAAACGCGTTTTAACCCTACTGAGTGTGATATTAACCTGTTGTAGCTTTAATGCGACGGCAGAATGGATACTGAATAATAACCAATCGAGTATCAACTTCGTAAGCATTAAAAAACAGGATATTGCCGAGTTGCATCGTTTTGCTAATCTTAAAGGCCGACTGATTGAGCATGGTCGAGGTGAGGTTGTGATTGATTTGGCAAGCGTTAATACCGGTATTGAAGTGCGTGATACGCGTATGAAAGAAATACTGTTTGAAACCGAACGATTTGGTAAAGCCATCATTAACGTTGATGTTGGCCGTATGTTTATGATGGAAATGGAGCAGGGTAAGCCGTATCCTAAAACCATCCAAGGTAGCATTGAGATGCATGGCGTAACCAAAAGCTTTCATGTTGCAACAACCATCATCAGCTACGATAAAGACAACATTCTTATCTCAAGTATCCACCCAGTGATTATCAATGCCAGTGATTTTGGTTTTGATGAAGGAATCGCTAAATTGACAGAGGTTGCGGGTCTGCCAAGTATTTCAAAGGCCGTGCCGGTATCGTTCGTCCTTACCTTTACCCGTAAATAA
- the fkpA gene encoding FKBP-type peptidyl-prolyl cis-trans isomerase: MKFITKPTMVAVAVLALIGCNEPQTEKKAATLETDDQKQAYALGASIGNYMSNNLTENEKLEINLDKELILAGFQETLNGEGQFDEQKMQEMLMALDQRVREKRDALANADREKALADGQAFLTENAKLEGVVVTESGLQYQVIKEGEGDKPAATDTVKVHYKGTLIDGTEFDSSYKRNQPIEFPLNRVIKGWTEGVQLMSPGSHYKFVIPSELAYGEQGTGPIPGNATLVFEVELIEIVKPATDEETAS; this comes from the coding sequence ATGAAATTTATTACAAAGCCAACCATGGTTGCCGTAGCCGTATTGGCTCTTATTGGTTGTAACGAACCTCAAACTGAGAAGAAAGCCGCTACTCTTGAAACTGATGATCAAAAGCAAGCGTATGCTTTAGGTGCTTCTATCGGTAACTACATGAGCAACAACCTAACTGAAAATGAAAAGCTTGAAATCAACTTAGACAAAGAATTGATTTTAGCTGGTTTCCAAGAAACCCTTAACGGTGAAGGTCAGTTTGACGAGCAAAAAATGCAAGAAATGCTGATGGCTCTTGACCAACGTGTTCGTGAAAAGCGTGATGCATTAGCAAACGCTGATCGTGAAAAAGCACTTGCAGACGGTCAAGCTTTCTTGACTGAAAATGCAAAACTTGAAGGTGTTGTCGTAACCGAGTCTGGTCTTCAATACCAAGTTATTAAAGAAGGCGAAGGTGACAAGCCAGCTGCGACTGATACCGTTAAAGTTCACTATAAAGGTACTTTAATCGACGGTACTGAATTTGATAGCTCATACAAGCGTAACCAACCAATTGAATTCCCACTTAACCGTGTAATCAAAGGTTGGACTGAAGGTGTACAATTAATGAGCCCAGGTTCTCATTACAAATTTGTTATCCCATCAGAGCTTGCTTACGGTGAACAAGGTACAGGTCCAATTCCGGGCAATGCAACTTTGGTTTTCGAAGTAGAGCTTATTGAAATCGTCAAGCCAGCAACAGATGAAGAGACTGCGTCTTAA
- a CDS encoding ATP-binding cassette domain-containing protein — protein MIKASQITLDRGLKTLIEDSSFTIYPGHKVGLVGKNGCGKSSLFAALLGQLQIDKGNLDMPRNWDIATVKQETPALTKSALEYVIDGDRQFRQLEQQLQVARDNDNGNEEANILDQIDAINGYSLPARAGELLHGLGFSQQQLSLSVGSFSGGWRMRLNLAQALISRADLMLLDEPTNHLDLDAVLWLQRWLKRYTGTLVLISHDRDFLDDVIDEILHIEQGKAKLYSGNYSSFERQRAEHLAQQEAMFQKQQKEVKHLTSFVDRFRAKASKAKQAQSRLKRLEKLPDLMPAHVDSQFSFEFSNPEHMPYPLLSVQASDCGYGEDAKILSQVNMDLVPGSRIGLLGRNGAGKSTLIKSLAGELALMSGERFSAQELNIGYFSQHQLEQLRMDDTALNQVLLAHPEFTELQGRNHLGRFGFSGDQALNVINTMSGGEKARLVLALIVLQKPQLLLLDEPTNHLDLEMRQALVMALQNFEGAIILIAHDRYLLESCVDEFYLVGQGHVTEFKGDIDDYQKWLDDDKKAASKAANTNDSQSSEKVDKKEQRRAQAELRKKAAPLKKQADKLGQQIEKWQATLDDVEQQMADPATYEEQNKAKLNELLSAQSDLKPKLEDAEEQWMMLLEQIEEIMAAE, from the coding sequence TTGATTAAAGCATCGCAAATCACTTTAGATAGGGGCTTAAAGACCCTTATTGAAGACTCTAGCTTCACCATTTACCCAGGCCACAAAGTTGGTTTGGTCGGTAAAAATGGTTGTGGTAAGTCGTCTCTTTTTGCAGCGCTGTTAGGGCAATTACAAATCGATAAAGGCAATTTAGATATGCCGCGCAACTGGGATATCGCCACGGTAAAACAAGAAACCCCAGCACTCACTAAAAGTGCACTTGAATACGTCATCGACGGCGACCGTCAGTTCCGCCAATTAGAGCAACAACTGCAAGTTGCCCGAGATAACGACAATGGTAATGAAGAAGCCAACATTCTCGATCAAATTGATGCCATCAATGGCTACTCATTGCCAGCCAGAGCCGGTGAACTATTGCACGGCTTGGGCTTTAGTCAACAGCAACTGAGCTTAAGCGTTGGCAGCTTTTCTGGTGGTTGGCGCATGCGCTTAAACCTCGCACAAGCATTAATCAGTCGTGCTGATTTGATGCTACTCGATGAGCCAACCAACCATTTAGACTTAGACGCGGTGTTATGGCTACAACGTTGGTTAAAACGATACACCGGCACCTTAGTGTTGATTTCCCACGATAGAGATTTTCTCGATGACGTCATCGATGAAATTTTGCATATTGAACAGGGTAAGGCCAAGCTCTACAGTGGCAACTACTCCTCGTTTGAGCGTCAACGCGCCGAGCATTTAGCGCAACAAGAAGCAATGTTTCAAAAGCAACAAAAAGAGGTCAAACACCTGACGTCTTTTGTTGATCGATTTCGCGCTAAAGCGTCGAAAGCAAAACAAGCCCAAAGCCGCTTAAAACGACTTGAAAAACTACCGGACTTGATGCCGGCGCATGTAGATAGTCAATTCAGTTTTGAATTCAGCAACCCAGAGCATATGCCCTACCCATTACTGTCTGTGCAAGCGAGTGACTGTGGCTACGGTGAAGACGCCAAAATTCTTAGCCAAGTGAATATGGATTTGGTACCTGGCAGTCGCATTGGTTTATTGGGTCGCAACGGCGCTGGTAAATCTACGCTGATAAAATCTTTGGCTGGCGAATTGGCGCTTATGTCAGGTGAGCGATTTAGTGCTCAAGAACTGAATATTGGCTATTTCTCTCAGCACCAACTTGAACAGTTGCGAATGGATGATACCGCTTTGAATCAGGTGCTATTAGCGCACCCGGAATTTACCGAGCTGCAAGGCCGTAATCACCTTGGTCGCTTTGGCTTTAGTGGTGATCAAGCCTTGAATGTCATCAATACTATGTCAGGTGGTGAAAAAGCCCGTTTGGTGTTAGCGCTTATCGTGCTGCAAAAGCCGCAATTGTTGTTACTCGATGAACCGACTAACCATCTCGATTTAGAAATGCGCCAAGCACTGGTTATGGCATTGCAAAACTTTGAAGGGGCGATCATCCTGATTGCCCATGACCGCTATTTGCTGGAGTCTTGTGTAGACGAGTTTTATCTTGTCGGCCAAGGTCACGTCACAGAATTTAAAGGCGATATTGATGACTATCAAAAGTGGCTAGACGACGATAAAAAAGCCGCGAGTAAAGCCGCAAATACCAACGACTCGCAAAGTAGCGAAAAAGTCGATAAAAAAGAGCAACGCCGTGCGCAAGCAGAGCTTCGCAAAAAAGCCGCGCCATTAAAAAAACAGGCTGACAAGCTCGGGCAGCAAATTGAAAAATGGCAAGCTACACTCGATGATGTCGAACAACAAATGGCCGACCCTGCAACGTATGAAGAGCAAAATAAAGCCAAGTTAAATGAATTGCTATCAGCGCAATCTGATCTCAAACCTAAGTTGGAAGACGCTGAAGAGCAGTGGATGATGTTGCTAGAACAAATAGAAGAGATTATGGCGGCAGAATAA
- a CDS encoding META domain-containing protein has product MKKILTIILPAIFIGLAGCQSAPQTDTPDVTVDLLGQPWNLTMLAGKKVTLGENQKAIFIQFSQDPQNFTGFAGCNNYSGRFEMTETTLELGPAMATRKMCQAGMQQEQGLFKAFSETDLYQIDANTLTLMDDANQPLATFVAVTKKSSKK; this is encoded by the coding sequence ATGAAAAAAATACTCACTATCATCTTACCTGCGATATTTATCGGTCTTGCTGGCTGCCAGTCTGCGCCACAAACAGATACCCCAGATGTCACCGTTGATTTGCTTGGTCAGCCATGGAACCTGACCATGCTCGCAGGTAAAAAGGTCACCTTAGGTGAGAATCAAAAGGCCATTTTTATTCAATTTTCACAAGACCCGCAAAACTTTACGGGCTTTGCCGGTTGCAATAACTACTCTGGTCGTTTTGAAATGACCGAAACCACCTTAGAGTTAGGCCCAGCAATGGCGACCCGCAAAATGTGTCAAGCAGGCATGCAACAAGAGCAAGGCCTGTTTAAAGCCTTTAGTGAAACCGATTTATATCAAATCGACGCCAACACGCTCACCCTAATGGATGACGCCAATCAACCATTAGCAACATTTGTCGCCGTTACCAAAAAGAGCAGTAAAAAATAG
- the hemE gene encoding uroporphyrinogen decarboxylase, with amino-acid sequence MTELKNDTYLRALLGEPVDYTPVWMMRQAGRYLPEYKETRKDAGDFMSLCRNTELATEVTIQPLRRFDLDAAILFSDILTIPDAMGLGLYFETGEGPKFERPITCAADVQKIGHPDPEGELQYVMNAVRSIRKELDGKVPLIGFSGSPWTLATYMVEGGSSKAFTKIKKMMFAEPQTLHLLLDKLADSVISYLNAQIAAGAQSVMVFDTWGGVLSPGMYKEFSLQYMAKIVDGLNRENEGRKVPVTLFTKNGGMWLESIAATGCDAVGLDWTINIEDAVARVGDKVALQGNMDPSMLYAPKERIEDEVQRILNGFGHKGTGHVFNLGHGIHPDVNPEHAGYFIDAVHKYSKQYHR; translated from the coding sequence ATGACCGAATTAAAAAATGATACCTACCTTCGTGCTCTATTAGGTGAGCCGGTTGATTACACTCCTGTATGGATGATGCGCCAAGCTGGACGCTATTTACCTGAGTATAAAGAAACCCGTAAAGACGCCGGTGACTTTATGTCGTTGTGTCGCAATACCGAATTAGCAACAGAGGTGACCATTCAGCCTTTACGTCGTTTTGATTTGGATGCCGCTATTTTATTCAGTGACATTCTAACCATTCCGGATGCCATGGGTTTAGGTTTATATTTTGAAACCGGTGAAGGTCCAAAATTTGAACGTCCAATTACCTGTGCCGCCGATGTGCAAAAAATCGGTCATCCAGATCCAGAAGGTGAATTGCAATACGTTATGAATGCGGTTCGTTCAATTCGTAAAGAACTTGATGGCAAAGTACCATTAATTGGTTTTTCTGGTAGCCCATGGACATTAGCAACTTATATGGTTGAAGGCGGCAGCTCTAAAGCCTTTACTAAAATCAAAAAAATGATGTTTGCTGAGCCGCAAACTTTGCACTTGTTATTAGACAAGTTGGCTGACTCAGTCATTTCATACTTGAATGCGCAAATTGCCGCTGGTGCACAATCGGTCATGGTATTTGATACCTGGGGTGGGGTACTTAGCCCAGGCATGTACAAAGAGTTTTCTTTGCAATACATGGCGAAAATCGTTGATGGTCTAAATCGTGAGAACGAAGGCCGTAAAGTGCCAGTAACCTTGTTCACTAAGAACGGTGGTATGTGGTTAGAATCAATCGCTGCAACAGGTTGTGATGCGGTTGGTCTTGATTGGACCATTAATATTGAAGATGCGGTTGCTCGTGTTGGTGATAAAGTTGCCTTGCAAGGTAATATGGATCCATCAATGTTATATGCACCAAAAGAGCGTATTGAAGATGAAGTACAACGCATTCTTAATGGCTTTGGTCACAAGGGCACAGGTCACGTATTTAACCTAGGTCATGGTATTCACCCAGATGTGAACCCAGAACATGCAGGTTACTTTATCGATGCAGTGCACAAGTACAGTAAACAATATCATCGATAA
- a CDS encoding YheV family putative zinc ribbon protein, producing MKKRFIAGAKCPECNAMDTLALYKEDGVEKVTCVACGMLMTQPDEKVAPEVRGDETVIGVFKP from the coding sequence ATGAAAAAACGATTTATCGCCGGTGCCAAATGTCCAGAATGCAATGCTATGGATACCTTAGCCTTATATAAAGAAGACGGCGTCGAAAAAGTAACCTGTGTTGCCTGTGGCATGTTAATGACCCAACCGGACGAGAAGGTAGCGCCTGAAGTACGTGGTGACGAAACCGTAATTGGCGTATTCAAGCCTTAA
- a CDS encoding hydrolase, translated as MIINSNFRPAWWISNCHLQTMAGKLLRKNLQLDIITETVEIPDGDFVDLAWTEDPAAAPDKPIVFVLHGLEGSIDSHYAKGMMMAIKQRGWIGLLMHFRGCSGKPNRHGPSYHSGDTFDIHYCVEHLKQQFANRKLAILGFSLGGNVLANYLVEDKNHPFAAAAIICAPLHLSSCSQRISQGFSRIYQKYLVDMLKDSTQQKMDLGLIDHIEKSELSAIRELWQFDDKITAPINGFDNASDYYEKVSGLYQLEHITTSTLVLHALDDPFLCHKFIEQLPNNDKLTYELSQHGGHVGFIGGSNPFKPEYFIEQRVLDYFSEVWR; from the coding sequence ATGATAATAAACAGTAACTTCCGACCAGCCTGGTGGATTAGCAACTGCCATTTACAAACAATGGCGGGTAAGCTTCTTCGTAAAAACCTACAACTCGACATCATTACCGAGACCGTTGAAATACCGGATGGTGATTTTGTTGATCTTGCTTGGACCGAAGACCCTGCTGCCGCACCAGACAAACCTATCGTCTTTGTCTTACATGGTTTAGAAGGGTCGATTGATAGCCATTACGCCAAGGGCATGATGATGGCCATCAAACAGCGTGGTTGGATTGGTCTATTGATGCACTTTAGAGGCTGCTCAGGCAAGCCCAATCGCCATGGCCCGAGTTACCACAGTGGTGATACCTTTGATATTCATTATTGTGTCGAGCATCTCAAGCAACAGTTTGCTAATCGTAAGCTTGCCATACTGGGTTTTTCGCTAGGCGGTAATGTATTGGCAAACTACCTAGTGGAAGATAAAAACCACCCATTTGCTGCGGCAGCAATCATTTGTGCACCTTTGCATTTAAGCAGCTGCAGTCAGCGCATCTCCCAAGGTTTTTCGCGTATATATCAAAAATACCTAGTGGATATGCTAAAAGACAGCACTCAGCAAAAGATGGATTTGGGTTTAATTGACCATATAGAAAAGAGTGAGCTTAGCGCTATTCGAGAGCTGTGGCAGTTTGACGATAAGATCACCGCACCTATCAATGGCTTTGATAATGCTAGCGACTATTATGAAAAAGTCAGTGGTCTCTATCAGCTAGAGCACATCACCACATCGACGCTGGTATTGCATGCGCTGGACGATCCGTTTTTATGCCATAAATTTATCGAGCAACTGCCCAACAATGATAAGCTGACCTATGAACTGAGCCAGCACGGCGGACATGTTGGCTTTATTGGCGGTAGTAATCCATTCAAACCTGAATACTTTATTGAGCAACGGGTGTTGGATTATTTTTCTGAGGTTTGGCGTTAA
- a CDS encoding YheU family protein, whose translation MIIPLQQLNSDVLDNIIESFVLREGTDYGFEEISLDDKKQQVKDKLLCGEWVIVYSELHETVNIMERHLFEQGEQPSSD comes from the coding sequence ATGATCATTCCATTACAACAACTTAACAGTGATGTGCTCGACAACATTATCGAATCATTCGTTTTGCGCGAGGGTACCGATTATGGCTTTGAAGAGATCTCGCTAGACGATAAAAAACAGCAAGTTAAAGACAAACTGTTGTGTGGAGAATGGGTCATCGTTTATTCAGAGTTGCACGAAACCGTCAACATCATGGAACGACACTTATTCGAACAAGGTGAGCAACCGTCTAGCGACTAA
- a CDS encoding PhnA domain-containing protein, translating into MSIEQTLRDRSENKCELCSATDNLTVYEVPPVAEPNSDKSVLLCAHCSAQINQTDSDYDTNHWRCLNDSMWSQVPAVQVMAYRMLKRLDSEGWAQDLLDMMYMDDDVKQWADSAAGDAPEAEDPTLDVNGAHLQAGDNVVLVKDLVVKGANFTAKRGTAVRGISLSSNPLHIEGRVNGTRIVIIAAYTKKM; encoded by the coding sequence ATGTCAATCGAACAAACGTTGCGCGACCGCAGTGAAAACAAATGTGAACTATGTAGTGCTACAGACAACTTAACTGTCTATGAAGTTCCGCCGGTCGCCGAGCCAAACTCAGATAAGAGCGTTTTATTATGTGCGCATTGTAGCGCGCAGATAAACCAAACTGACAGTGATTATGACACCAATCACTGGCGCTGCCTTAACGACAGTATGTGGTCGCAAGTACCGGCAGTGCAAGTTATGGCATATCGTATGTTAAAGCGCCTTGACTCTGAAGGTTGGGCACAAGACCTACTCGATATGATGTATATGGATGACGACGTCAAACAGTGGGCAGACTCGGCTGCTGGCGATGCGCCGGAAGCAGAAGATCCAACCCTTGATGTCAATGGTGCTCACTTGCAAGCGGGTGATAATGTTGTGCTAGTAAAAGATTTAGTCGTTAAAGGCGCAAACTTCACCGCCAAGCGCGGTACGGCGGTACGTGGTATCTCACTTAGCTCCAACCCGTTACATATTGAAGGTCGCGTAAACGGTACCCGCATCGTCATTATTGCGGCTTACACTAAGAAGATGTAA
- a CDS encoding S1/P1 nuclease, protein MSSSYMRQLFALLLISLSFNTLALGKDGHVLVCESTWQQLAQDDKQKIRAILKTVPSKEKQRINRYLNLPNQQALTFANGCNWPDAIKRDKLYDQYKPWHYMNVKRNQTRVSKDSCSANKPCITYAIHTHLQQLKTALNEQQTWQALFFLGHWLGDIHQPMHVSFSSDRGGNQVKTSSFYRHCDNLHAVWDYCLLDGKSNKKWLQIMQQKMPDYSTEQAIDITRWANESLQISRLPTTGYCQLKGELCQSLSHPTMIDPLYVKTNQQILLQQMSKAAQRLKIILKKYL, encoded by the coding sequence TTGAGTTCATCATATATGCGTCAGCTGTTTGCATTGCTACTGATTAGTCTATCGTTCAACACCTTAGCTTTAGGTAAAGACGGCCATGTATTGGTATGCGAATCGACTTGGCAGCAGCTTGCTCAAGACGACAAACAAAAAATACGCGCGATCCTAAAGACTGTCCCCAGCAAAGAAAAACAACGCATAAATCGCTACCTTAATTTACCAAACCAACAAGCTCTTACTTTTGCCAATGGCTGTAATTGGCCAGACGCGATAAAGCGTGACAAGCTTTATGACCAATACAAACCATGGCATTACATGAACGTAAAACGCAATCAAACACGCGTTAGCAAAGATAGCTGCTCGGCCAACAAGCCTTGTATTACCTATGCCATACATACCCACTTGCAACAGTTAAAAACAGCACTGAATGAGCAACAAACATGGCAAGCATTATTCTTTCTCGGTCATTGGTTAGGTGATATTCACCAACCGATGCATGTTAGTTTTTCTTCTGATAGGGGTGGCAACCAAGTAAAAACATCAAGTTTCTACCGCCATTGCGATAATCTGCATGCGGTGTGGGATTACTGTTTACTCGATGGCAAAAGCAATAAAAAATGGCTGCAGATCATGCAGCAAAAAATGCCCGACTATAGCACCGAACAAGCCATTGATATTACACGCTGGGCGAATGAATCGTTGCAAATTAGTCGCTTGCCAACTACTGGCTATTGCCAATTAAAAGGTGAATTGTGTCAGTCACTTAGCCATCCAACGATGATTGACCCACTCTATGTAAAGACCAATCAACAGATTCTGCTGCAGCAAATGAGTAAGGCTGCACAACGATTAAAAATAATCCTCAAAAAATACTTGTAA
- the rsd gene encoding sigma D regulator: MLTRLEQAQQQWGGSHTAIDNWLAERQAVLVGYCQLAGLPPYDQADRALPTKTELQSFCQLLMDYISAGHFEVFDQLVAQCKKNGPDSVALAARIYPEIAKSTDVALNFNDKYAEVAEDDSLEGFDINLSALGQLLEERFEMEDILIEELFTKHR; this comes from the coding sequence ATGCTTACACGTTTAGAACAAGCACAGCAACAATGGGGCGGTTCACATACCGCGATTGATAATTGGCTGGCTGAACGACAGGCTGTTCTAGTGGGATACTGCCAACTGGCAGGCTTACCGCCTTATGATCAAGCTGACCGAGCTTTACCAACAAAAACCGAACTTCAATCGTTTTGCCAATTGCTAATGGATTACATATCCGCAGGCCACTTTGAGGTATTCGACCAACTCGTTGCCCAATGTAAGAAAAACGGTCCTGATTCTGTTGCCCTTGCCGCCCGCATCTACCCTGAAATCGCTAAATCAACGGATGTCGCTCTTAACTTCAATGACAAATACGCTGAAGTGGCAGAAGACGACAGCTTAGAAGGGTTCGATATTAATTTATCTGCCTTAGGGCAATTATTGGAAGAGCGTTTCGAGATGGAAGATATTCTTATTGAAGAGCTATTTACCAAGCATAGGTAA
- a CDS encoding SlyX family protein — protein sequence MTENTLLIEQLQDRIDNLEAKIAFQDDVIEQLNIEITAHQEGISHLKDQLNLVVDKVKSMNASQIANPEDEAPPPHY from the coding sequence ATGACTGAGAACACTTTACTCATTGAGCAATTACAAGACCGCATTGACAACCTAGAAGCCAAAATTGCTTTTCAGGACGATGTGATCGAACAGCTCAACATCGAAATCACCGCGCATCAAGAAGGCATCAGCCATTTAAAAGATCAGCTGAACTTGGTTGTCGACAAGGTAAAAAGCATGAACGCTTCGCAAATTGCGAACCCAGAAGATGAAGCGCCGCCTCCACATTACTAA